In one window of Oncorhynchus keta strain PuntledgeMale-10-30-2019 unplaced genomic scaffold, Oket_V2 Un_scaffold_515_pilon_pilon, whole genome shotgun sequence DNA:
- the LOC118377588 gene encoding zinc finger protein ZIC 4-like isoform X2 has product MSMDVLGNHVMYPTISKRNTALRLVDLAGAYHHHHHHHHTPQSVTGFPGFSSHPHSMAHSHPGEITAEPRLGPSPFGPEHMGHSAALKISPAHHYPHHHHHHNHHMAGHSEVVSSQTGAFGPVQAAPVPYSMSHTAQALSAATGSYLGHYGHHPDAGSHALFSGLHHEQSSSGAPGGQAMNGQIRLGIPSEMYVRSDHLSQVASSRADPFSASTIHGYGGLNHLNMNLSAHHHGAGAFFRYMRQPIKQELICKWHEPEHSAKKLCSKTYGTMHELVTHVTVDHVGGPEMANHICFWEECPREGKPFKAKYKLVNHIRVHTGEKPFPCPFPGCGKVFARSENLKIHKRTHTGEKPFKCEFDGCDRRFANSSDRKKHSHVHTSDKPYNCKVRGCDKSYTHPSSLRKHMKVHCKSPPPSSGYESSTPSLVSPSSDLGREPGASSLSEPAPSSQPANLSEWYVCHSSGASGTQTPPSGSSSPDPGDETHYRHPEPRDAF; this is encoded by the exons ATGAGCATGGATGTTTTGGGAAACCATGTGATGTACCCTACGATTTCCAAACGGAACACGGCGCTGAGATTAGTTGACTTGGCAGGGGcgtaccaccatcaccatcatcaccaccataccCCTCAGAGCGTGACAGGCTTCCCGGGGTTCAGCAGCCATCCACACTCAATGGCTCACTCGCACCCTGGGGAGATTACTGCGGAACCCCGCCTGGGGCCGAGTCCATTCGGGCCAGAACACATGGGGCACTCCGCGGCCCTCAAAATCAGCCCAGCCCATCATTacccacaccaccatcaccaccacaatcATCATATGGCAGGCCACAGTGAAGTGGTCTCCAGTCAAACGGGAGCTTTTGGCCCGGTGCAGGCGGCTCCAGTCCCCTATTCCATGTCCCACACGGCCCAGGCGTTATCCGCAGCCACAG GTAGCTATCTGGGACACTACGGCCATCACCCTGATGCTGGTAGCCATGCCCTCTTCTCCGGACTCCACCATGAGCAGTCTTCTAGCGGAGCACCAGGTGGCCAGGCCATGAATGGACAAATAAGGTTAGGAATACCTAGCGAAATGTACGTTAGGTCTGATCACTTGAGTCAAGTGGCGAGCTCCAGGGCTGATCCGTTCTCCGCCTCGACAATACATGGCTACGGCGGTCTGAACCATCTGAACATGAACCTCAGCGCCCACCACCACGGAGCCGGTGCATTCTTCCGCTACATGAGGCAGCCGATAAAGCAAGAACTAATCTGCAAGTGGCACGAACCGGAACACTCGGCGAAAAAACTCTGCTCCAAAACTTACGGCACGATGCACGAGCTGGTAACGCATGTGACGGTTGATCACGTCGGTGGCCCGGAGATGGCTAACCATATCTGCTTCTGGGAAGAGTGTCCGAGAGAAGGAAAACCATTTAAAGCCAAGTACAAACTTGTAAATCATATCAGAGTGCACACCGGAGAGAAACCATTTCCATGTCCCTTCCCCGGCTGTGGAAAAGTGTTTGCCCGTTCGGAGAACCTGAAGATCCACAAGAGGACTCACACAG GTGAGAAACCCTTCAAATGTGAGTTTGACGGCTGCGACCGACGTTTCGCCAACAGCAGTGACCGGAAGAAGCACTCCCACGTGCACACCAGCGATAAGCCGTACAACTGCAAAGTGAGAGGCTGTGACAAATCCTACACACACCCCAGCTCTCTCAGAAAACACATGAAAGTGCACTGCAAGTCTCCACCACCAAGTTCTGGCTACGAGTCTTCAACTCCGTCATTAGTGTCCCCATCATCGGACTTAGGCCGAGAGCCGGGGGCCTCGTCGCTCTCAGAACCAGCACCCTCGTCCCAACCCGCCAATTTAAGTGAGTGGTACGTCTGTCATAGTTCTGGTGCGAGCGGAACTCAGACACCTCCCAGCGGCTCCTCCAGCCCTGATCCCGGGGATGAGACGCACTACAGACACCCGGAGCCAAGGGACGCTTTCTAA
- the LOC118377587 gene encoding zinc finger protein ZIC 1, producing the protein MLLDAGPQYPTIGVTTFGSSRHHSTGEVTEREVALGINPFADGMGAFKINHSSHDLSSGQTAFSSQAPGYAAAALGHHHHPTHVSSYSTAAFNSTRDFLFRNRGFGDATSAQHSLFASAAGSFAGPHGHSDATGHLLFPGLHEQAASHASSNVVNSQMRLGFTGDMYGRADQYAHVTSPRSDHYASSQLHGYGPMNMNMAAHHGAGAFFRYMRQPIKQELICKWVEPEQLSNPKKACNKTFSTMHELVTHLTVEHVGGPEQSNHICFWEECVREGKPFKAKYKLVNHIRVHTGEKPFPCPFPGCGKVFARSENLKIHKRTHTGEKPFKCEFDGCDRRFANSSDRKKHMHVHTSDKPYLCKMCDKSYTHPSSLRKHMKVHEATTQGPQPSPAASSGYESSTPPTIVSPSTENHNSSSISPAASTVHHTTSHHTTLSSNFNEWYV; encoded by the exons ATGCTGCTGGACGCAGGACCCCAGTACCCCACCATAGGAGTCACTACGTTTGGCTCCTCAAGGCATCACTCAACAGGCGAAGTAACAGAACGAGAAGTGGCTTTGGGGATAAATCCATTCGCAGACGGGATGGGCGCATTTAAAATCAACCACAGCTCCCACGACCTTAGCTCCGGCCAGACGGCGTTCTCCTCCCAGGCTCCCGGCTATGCTGCTGCCGCTCTgggtcaccaccaccacccaaccCACGTCAGCTCCTACTCCACGGCAGCATTCAACTCCACCCGGGACTTTCTCTTCAGAAACCGGGGCTTCGGAGACGCAACCAGCGCGCAGCACAGCCTGTTTGCCTCCGCAGCGGGAAGTTTTGCAGGGCCACATGGACACTCTGATGCCACCGGGCACCTGCTCTTCCCGGGACTCCACGAGCAAGCCGCCAGCCATGCGTCATCTAATGTCGTCAACAGCCAGATGCGCCTTGGCTTTACTGGGGACATGTACGGCCGGGCTGACCAGTATGCCCACGTTACGAGCCCCCGCTCCGACCACTACGCCTCCTCCCAGTTGCATGGCTATGGCCCTATGAACATGAACATGGCGGCTCACCACGGGGCAGGGGCCTTTTTCCGATACATGAGGCAGCCCATCAAACAAGAGCTCATCTGTAAGTGGGTCGAGCCCGAACAGTTGTCGAACCCCAAAAAGGCTTGCAACAAAACTTTCAGCACGATGCACGAGCTCGTGACCCACCTGACAGTGGAGCATGTCGGGGGACCGGAGCAGTCTAACCATATCTGCTTCTGGGAAGAGTGCGTCAGAGAAGGAAAACCATTTAAAGCCAAGTACAAACTGGTAAATCATATCAGAGTGCACACCGGAGAGAAACCATTCCCATGTCCCTTCCCCGGCTGTGGAAAAGTGTTTGCCCGATCGGAGAACCTGAAGATCCACAAGAGGACTCACACAG gTGAGAAGCCTTTCAAGTGTGAGTTTGATGGCTGCGACAGGCGGTTTGCTAACAGCAGCGACCGGAAGAAACACATGCACGTCCATACATCTGACAAGCCTTATCTCTGCAAGATGTGCGACAAGTCCTACACACATCCCAGCTCTCTGCGGAAACACATGAAG GTTCACGAGGCTACCACGCAAGGACCTCAACCGTCGCCAGCGGCCAGTTCCGGGTACGAATCGTCCACGCCGCCCACCATCGTGTCTCCGTCCACAGAGAACCATAATTCCAGTTCCATATCACCGGCAGCCTCGACAGTACACCACACGACCAGTCACCACACCACGCTGTCGTCAAATTTTAATGAATGGTACGTGTAA
- the LOC118377588 gene encoding zinc finger protein ZIC 4-like isoform X1, which produces MSMDVLGNHVMYPTISKRNTALRLVDLAGAYHHHHHHHHTPQSVTGFPGFSSHPHSMAHSHPGEITAEPRLGPSPFGPEHMGHSAALKISPAHHYPHHHHHHNHHMAGHSEVVSSQTGAFGPVQAAPVPYSMSHTAQALSAATGRDFLIRRDLTAQAMPVLTDQSPGSTSHHGMFVSTTGSYLGHYGHHPDAGSHALFSGLHHEQSSSGAPGGQAMNGQIRLGIPSEMYVRSDHLSQVASSRADPFSASTIHGYGGLNHLNMNLSAHHHGAGAFFRYMRQPIKQELICKWHEPEHSAKKLCSKTYGTMHELVTHVTVDHVGGPEMANHICFWEECPREGKPFKAKYKLVNHIRVHTGEKPFPCPFPGCGKVFARSENLKIHKRTHTGEKPFKCEFDGCDRRFANSSDRKKHSHVHTSDKPYNCKVRGCDKSYTHPSSLRKHMKVHCKSPPPSSGYESSTPSLVSPSSDLGREPGASSLSEPAPSSQPANLSEWYVCHSSGASGTQTPPSGSSSPDPGDETHYRHPEPRDAF; this is translated from the exons ATGAGCATGGATGTTTTGGGAAACCATGTGATGTACCCTACGATTTCCAAACGGAACACGGCGCTGAGATTAGTTGACTTGGCAGGGGcgtaccaccatcaccatcatcaccaccataccCCTCAGAGCGTGACAGGCTTCCCGGGGTTCAGCAGCCATCCACACTCAATGGCTCACTCGCACCCTGGGGAGATTACTGCGGAACCCCGCCTGGGGCCGAGTCCATTCGGGCCAGAACACATGGGGCACTCCGCGGCCCTCAAAATCAGCCCAGCCCATCATTacccacaccaccatcaccaccacaatcATCATATGGCAGGCCACAGTGAAGTGGTCTCCAGTCAAACGGGAGCTTTTGGCCCGGTGCAGGCGGCTCCAGTCCCCTATTCCATGTCCCACACGGCCCAGGCGTTATCCGCAGCCACAGGTAGGGATTTCCTCATTCGGAGAGATCTGACAGCTCAAGCCATGCCGGTACTGACCGACCAGAGCCCCGGATCAACCTCTCATCACGGAATGTTTGTCTCAACAACAGGTAGCTATCTGGGACACTACGGCCATCACCCTGATGCTGGTAGCCATGCCCTCTTCTCCGGACTCCACCATGAGCAGTCTTCTAGCGGAGCACCAGGTGGCCAGGCCATGAATGGACAAATAAGGTTAGGAATACCTAGCGAAATGTACGTTAGGTCTGATCACTTGAGTCAAGTGGCGAGCTCCAGGGCTGATCCGTTCTCCGCCTCGACAATACATGGCTACGGCGGTCTGAACCATCTGAACATGAACCTCAGCGCCCACCACCACGGAGCCGGTGCATTCTTCCGCTACATGAGGCAGCCGATAAAGCAAGAACTAATCTGCAAGTGGCACGAACCGGAACACTCGGCGAAAAAACTCTGCTCCAAAACTTACGGCACGATGCACGAGCTGGTAACGCATGTGACGGTTGATCACGTCGGTGGCCCGGAGATGGCTAACCATATCTGCTTCTGGGAAGAGTGTCCGAGAGAAGGAAAACCATTTAAAGCCAAGTACAAACTTGTAAATCATATCAGAGTGCACACCGGAGAGAAACCATTTCCATGTCCCTTCCCCGGCTGTGGAAAAGTGTTTGCCCGTTCGGAGAACCTGAAGATCCACAAGAGGACTCACACAG GTGAGAAACCCTTCAAATGTGAGTTTGACGGCTGCGACCGACGTTTCGCCAACAGCAGTGACCGGAAGAAGCACTCCCACGTGCACACCAGCGATAAGCCGTACAACTGCAAAGTGAGAGGCTGTGACAAATCCTACACACACCCCAGCTCTCTCAGAAAACACATGAAAGTGCACTGCAAGTCTCCACCACCAAGTTCTGGCTACGAGTCTTCAACTCCGTCATTAGTGTCCCCATCATCGGACTTAGGCCGAGAGCCGGGGGCCTCGTCGCTCTCAGAACCAGCACCCTCGTCCCAACCCGCCAATTTAAGTGAGTGGTACGTCTGTCATAGTTCTGGTGCGAGCGGAACTCAGACACCTCCCAGCGGCTCCTCCAGCCCTGATCCCGGGGATGAGACGCACTACAGACACCCGGAGCCAAGGGACGCTTTCTAA